Genomic window (Podarcis muralis chromosome 9, rPodMur119.hap1.1, whole genome shotgun sequence):
ataaatagggaccgcttaccagcgggaaggtaaacggcgtttccgtgtgctgcgctggctcgccagatgcagctttgtcatgctggccacatgacccggaagtgtctccggacagcgctggcccccggcctcttaagtgagatgggcgcacaaccccagagtctgtcaagactggcccgtacgggcaggggtacctttacctttacctttttttatgtgGTAAAGAGCAATCCAAATCCCCTTTGCACCAAGTATGGTAGGGAGGGATTAATTGggataccaagatgaaggtctaccaggcttgtgtgtcAAGCACACTGCTTTATGTGAGCCATAACTTACAACCATCAGCAGCAACCTCGCAATGCCTTACACATGCACTGTGTCAGGAGGAtttggggtaaaaaggtaaagaaaaaaaccaccggatggttaagtccagtcaaaggaaactatggggttgtggcactcatctcactttcaggccaagggagccggcgtttgtccacagacagctttctgggtcatgtggcatgactaaactgcttctggcgcaacagaataccatgacggaaaccagagcacatggaaacgccgtttaccttccctcagcagcggtacccatttatctacttggactggcatgctttcaaactgctaggttggcaggagttgggacagagcaacgggagctcaccccgtagcgcagatttgaaccgctgaccttcagattggcaagcccaagaggctcagtggtttagaccacagcgccaccagcattcCCGGATTTTGGGTACCACgtggcaggacagagtttcaaacaaaggtgtgctctcccaagcccacattcccagcatgtttgcactcctgtctcagcgacgtctacgctggcttgaccatgtccacagaatggaaggtggcTGGATCCCCAAGAGCGTGCTCTATgggcttcaggcactaggcccatgggcagaccaactctgcattacataGATGTCTGTAgacgtgacatgaaggctggtaaCATCtaccccaccatgtgggaatcccttgcagatgactgcagtgcctgtagacaagttgtgtatccacagcagtgtcCAGGGAAGGAATGAGCTctgggaggagcagagagagaagaaacaccacagtgcatctgcaacagcacaactggatgccttcatctaccCCTGCTGCAACTAAACATGTCTCTacggccacagcaggtgctgtaaccttccaacaatttgacttcaccccccaaaggtgcattctttcactgtctcctgagacagacagataccaTTCCTCTGCCCACTGCCAAGGCCATTGATGGTGGGGTAATGCCAGCATTACTTTGCTGCTGCAGATCTGTGGTCAGAGCTGGTGAGGCATATTTGACAAGAAGAATCTGAGACTTTAGAGTGCTCACAGAGTTGTTGCAATCACTAGAGCAGGACAAACCTTGTATGCCTCCCTTGGGGGAAGAGATTTATAAAAATGCACCTAAGTCAATAGAGCATCTCCcaggccccttccagctctatagctCTAGTAGTATAAGCCAAAGGGTTTCTGGTCTACCTGGGAGGGTTGAGATCAGGGTTTTATTGAAGTGGGTCTTGCAATGCCCAGGTGTGACTTAGCCACATTGTCCTATAAATATCAAAATACTCTTAATTCCCAAGTAGTGATTGGTGCCCATCCCTTCTTCTCAGACAAATCTCCAGAAGGCCAGTTCCTCAGAATGTCAGTGGCTTTAAAGAAAATTCtgcaacagaaagaaaagaagttcTGCAAGTACCAATAAGTCACAAATCTCACCTCTTCCCTGCATGAAGCAAATCAAATCCTTCGCTGATCTTGCTGAATGGCAAGGTGTGGGTTATTAAAATATCTGGCTTAAATTTCCCCTCCATGTAACTGGATACCAGCTGAGGGATAGAATCTTTCATCTTCCATCCTGGAGAAGCAACAAAACAGCAGTTGGaagcagcaatacttctgaataccagtcgctggaaaccacgggaaggaagagtgctcttgcattcaaatggtttccgacaggcatccagctggccactgtgagaacagaatgttggaagaGACGACCATTGGGCTCATCTTATGTTATGCCAAGCACCACGACCCACACAATGTTTATCACCCAGAATTGACTCAGTAATACAAGGCTCGTGATATTCTCAAGGTCTTATAAAGCCAAAGATAGGGCAAGAGGACAatcagaaaacacgtgggttgCTACTGCTTATTCTTTTAAGAAAATAAAGGGCAGCAACAACCAGTCTTTAAAACAAAATTTGGTTCTGGCAGCAACCCATACTGCAGCTCCCATTTCTAGTCCAGGAATTCTTACAGATACACAGCTGTAGCTGGTATAGTGAGACTGAGCTACCCTCCAAACACCAAAATTGCTGCAGCTTATCTGGACAGGGCTAGGATGGGACAGGATGGGAATGGCAAGGGGTGTGTAGGCCGAGTGGAATGATGGCTgagaaggaaagggttaaacagcCTCCCTTCCGTAGGTGGAGAGATTCACATATGCACATGCATTCTTTATTACACCAATTCAACATTTCAGCCCCTTTCCAGGGGCAATTCTAAGTAGAGTTTAATTTTTAACACCCTACACGGCTTGTGACTGCAGTATCTAAAGGAATACCTGTatacagaattttttaaaaatgtttaatgttttattctgtttttatacagtacatgttggaagccacccagtgtggctgggacaaccctgtcagatgggcagggtacaaataaaatactaatactaataagtACGAATCCATGCCCTGAGATCACCATCAGGTGTCgttctctgtgtgtctctgcaAAGAAGTGGGGCAGCAGTATTTACCTGAACTCCATCTGGTTGTGTCACTGCTTACTGGGAGGTGGAGTGAGAAGACAAGGCCaatatggtgcaaatgcaccagcgggAATGCTGGATTGGCTCCGCTGGTGTATATACATCATGCTGACCTGATTCCTCCTACTgaacctcccagtaagcagcagtgatgtgaccagctggaggtcaggtgagctcCACCACCCTACAATGTCCCCTTCTTTCACGATTTAAAGATCTTCTAGGGAGGCCCTTCTTGCCAGTCTATCCCTGGGTGGAAGCACACTGATCAGTCACCTGGGAAAGGACTGTCTTAGTAGTGGCACATAGACATTTCTTCACAGTTATGAAACAACTTCATGACCTATTCAGGGTTTCACAGTACTAAACACAGGAACTGGGAAATGTCCATACATCAACATGCTTGCTCATTCATGGTGCATCACCATACCTCCAATGAAGCTCCCTTTCAAGGTGCGTCCTGTAAAAAGCAGCATAGGATCGAAGGAGAGCCTAGAGCCTAAAGGAGGCACACCAACCATCACGCAGACTCCGCAGCCCATGTGACAGGACGCTAGAGCAGCTGTCTAATGGAAGTAGGGGGGGAAATTGAACAGGTTGCTGTCATGCAAAGGAACAGGGACATTTTATGATGCACTGCAAAATAGTTAATGGAGAATAATGAAGTAGGGGTTGTTGTTGCTTCGTCATGGGTGTTTATGAACCATCTCTTTCATCTTACAAATCATCAATACAAATCAATCAACTTTCTAGGAATGCCAGGGATCCTGGGAACAATATGGACTGCTTCAGATGAAACATAAAACCATGGTTTTGTGCTACATGCACAAGTCTTTATGAACTCTTGGGCTTGTGAATTGATTTGCCACCTCCCTCTTCCCTTTGTGTGCTACAATTCCCCTTTTCCTGGTTTGTTGAGCACTGATTGCACGTTGAAATTTCTTCCAAACTGGCGAACTATGGTTATCAAATTGCAGATTGGAGCCAGAAATCTTTTGACTAAAAACAATACATACCAACGTATCCAAACACCCAACAACCTCAAATGCATAGTCAACACCATGATCTGTCATTTCAACCAGCACTTCCTGAATTGGCTTCTTGTAATCCAGaggattaaggcattctgtggCTCCCAATTCTTTCGCTGTTACAAATTTGTCTTTGTTAATGTCGATCCCAATGATCTGCGAAGCTCCAGCTGCTTTGCATCCCATGACCACAGAAAGACCAACTCCTCCCAAACCGAAGACAGCACAGGAGGAACCTGGCGTGACCTATAGAGCCATGGAGAAAAGAGGACCAGGATAAATTCCAGTTGTGGAATAGGGTAATGTAGGCCATATTTCCAACGGAAGAAGCTCATGTCTATTACACAGACCAAAAGAGTCTACCAAGGAACACAAACGGAGCACAGGATTCCTCACCTGGGCTGTATTGAGGGCAGCCCCATAGCCGGTGGAAAATCCACAGCCAAAAAGACAGACTTTATCCAGAGGGGCACCATCATCAATTTTAACAACGGTTGAGTCAGGCATGACTGTATATTCTGAGAAAGTGCTGATCCAAAGGAAGTGGTGAACTAACTTCCCCTGGCAGGTGAATCGGCTGGTTTTGTCTGGCATTAGATTCTGTGGCTCAAGAAGGCTGTTTCAAAGAGATTGGGATATGTCAATAACAAAAAGCTGTTCTGCATATTGCCGAAATAGAAATACAGGAGAAATTTCCAGAGCAACTCACTGGGTTTTTAGGCAACAGTTGGTGTTAGGTTTCAAGCACGAGGCGCATTCTCCGCACTGAGGCAGACAAAGAGGGATAACTTTGTCTCCTAGAAATAAAAGAGGCATAAAAATATAGTAGATAGAAGCAACCTAACAAAGGGAGTCTGCATCCATAACCAGTGCTCAGTGAAGGGAGTGAGCTATGTATCAAAATACTGTGACCACATCATCACAACGCTCTTTTTGCTACAGCAAAGACTGAATAGCCACTCATTAGCAAATGCTCCAGCCTGCTGTCCAATTCAGCGAAGTAAACAAGGAGCCTTCACTCCTTGGAATAAAGTGGCAAAACTTCTTCTGGCACATACAACTTCAGGCTGCAGCAGGTAGTTCTACATCGGGAGTGGGGAACCTACGGCCCTCCAGAAAttcttggactccaaatcccatcagccccagccagcacagccagtggccaGGAATCATGGGAGCTGCTGGAGCAAGGCACCCTCGCACCCTCCCATTAGCTGCTGGGCAGTAGGCGCATGCCTTGCTCAAGAGAGGAAAGTGGTTTCCATTGGAAGTGGTTTCCATTCCATGCTGGCTTGAGccaatggcagttgtagtccattaGGGCATTAGGTTGGTGGAGGCTGCAATAGGGACTAGGGTGTTAAGTCAGTCCTTTTAAATTGGCACTGCCTGCATATTGACACACATCCTTTACTCAATGTTATTGTTCAGAAAAAGTTAATTTAAAAAAGAGCCTACAGTCCAGAGAGGAAGAGGCACTTACGTAGTGGAAACATTCAAAGATTAGTGCTGGTTCACCAGGGATAATCTCAAATACAGTAAGAGTTACTTGGGCAAGCATAGATTTTACCACAACTGTGCATTGTTAAATTATGCTGTGGTGCTTTAGAAAGATATTGATAATACATCTAAAATCCTTTTATGTACCTGGCTTCACACAAGTCACTCCTTCACCTATGCTCTCTACAATTCCAGCTCCTTCGTGCCCAGGAATGACAGGATAATTGACTTTAGGGAAAGAGCCTGTCAGAACATGGTCATCAGTTCCACATATCCCTGTGGCTATTACCTGTAAGAGAAGAAAGTGCATTTCTTTGACTTTCCCTGTGCTCTATTCTATATTCTGTTTACTCCAGCCCAGCTTTTGACACCCTTCAACGTGTGGTGTCTGGGGCCAACAgaagttgtaaaccaaaacacgtGGTGAGCATCAGGATGGTGAAGGATGCTCTACTCCAAAGACTTCTTGGGTTTCCATTTGCAGTGATTTACAGCATAATATTAAGGTTGGAGTTAGGGATAGCGTAATGGAAGTGAAAGGCACCAACGTAATACA
Coding sequences:
- the LOC114603910 gene encoding alcohol dehydrogenase 1-like isoform X2, giving the protein MDTPGKTIKCKAAVAWAVGKPLSIEEVEVAPPKAHEVRVKVIATGICGTDDHVLTGSFPKVNYPVIPGHEGAGIVESIGEGVTCVKPGDKVIPLCLPQCGECASCLKPNTNCCLKTHLLEPQNLMPDKTSRFTCQGKLVHHFLWISTFSEYTVMPDSTVVKIDDGAPLDKVCLFGCGFSTGYGAALNTAQVTPGSSCAVFGLGGVGLSVVMGCKAAGASQIIGIDINKDKFVTAKELGATECLNPLDYKKPIQEVLVEMTDHGVDYAFEVVGCLDTLTAALASCHMGCGVCVMVGVPPLGSRLSFDPMLLFTGRTLKGSFIGGWKMKDSIPQLVSSYMEGKFKPDILITHTLPFSKISEGFDLLHAGKSIRIVLVF
- the LOC114603910 gene encoding alcohol dehydrogenase 1-like isoform X3 codes for the protein MDTPGKVIATGICGTDDHVLTGSFPKVNYPVIPGHEGAGIVESIGEGVTCVKPGDKVIPLCLPQCGECASCLKPNTNCCLKTHLLEPQNLMPDKTSRFTCQGKLVHHFLWISTFSEYTVMPDSTVVKIDDGAPLDKVCLFGCGFSTGYGAALNTAQVTPGSSCAVFGLGGVGLSVVMGCKAAGASQIIGIDINKDKFVTAKELGATECLNPLDYKKPIQEVLVEMTDHGVDYAFEVVGCLDTLTAALASCHMGCGVCVMVGVPPLGSRLSFDPMLLFTGRTLKGSFIGGWKMKDSIPQLVSSYMEGKFKPDILITHTLPFSKISEGFDLLHAGKRQGVRNKKRSPL
- the LOC114603910 gene encoding alcohol dehydrogenase 1-like isoform X1; this translates as MDTPGKTIKCKAAVAWAVGKPLSIEEVEVAPPKAHEVRVKVIATGICGTDDHVLTGSFPKVNYPVIPGHEGAGIVESIGEGVTCVKPGDKVIPLCLPQCGECASCLKPNTNCCLKTHLLEPQNLMPDKTSRFTCQGKLVHHFLWISTFSEYTVMPDSTVVKIDDGAPLDKVCLFGCGFSTGYGAALNTAQVTPGSSCAVFGLGGVGLSVVMGCKAAGASQIIGIDINKDKFVTAKELGATECLNPLDYKKPIQEVLVEMTDHGVDYAFEVVGCLDTLTAALASCHMGCGVCVMVGVPPLGSRLSFDPMLLFTGRTLKGSFIGGWKMKDSIPQLVSSYMEGKFKPDILITHTLPFSKISEGFDLLHAGKRQGVRNKKRSPL